Genomic window (Musa acuminata AAA Group cultivar baxijiao chromosome BXJ1-9, Cavendish_Baxijiao_AAA, whole genome shotgun sequence):
ATTCGCAAAGTCGTAAGTTCTTCCATTGTTCTACAAAAGCTTCCTCCGTCTCTCTGTCTCTCCAATTCATGGATCTTTCCGGCTGCGATCCAGGTGTTCACGAACGCCGATGAGGTCCATGCCGCGAAGGTGCTGAAGAAGCTGAGACTGGAAGACTGTTTCGAAGGAATCATATGCTTCGAGACTCTCAATCCACCATCCTCCTCCTCTGTGACAGAAACCTCGAGCCAGATCTTCGACATCGTCGAACACTTCGCTCGACCTGACACCGGAGGAATCGAACTGCCGAAGACTCCGATCCTCTGCAAGCCATCGCTCGAAGCCATGGAGTACGCCCTCAGGATCGCCAACATCGATCCCCAGAGAACCGTAAGACGCATCTACGTACGATATCGTCGCTCCTTGAATTCTGTGGCTGATACGATACATTTGTTTACGATGCGTTGCAGGTTTTCTTTGATGACAGCGTGCGGAACGTTCAATCAGGGAAACGCATTGGGCTGCACACTGTGCTGGTAAATCTCTTACCGCCGAATGCTTCATCTCTACCGAGGCATGTGTTTCTCATGGCCTGCTGATTCATGGACGCAGGTGGGCACTGCGCACAAAGTCAAAGGCGCCGACTACGCTTTGGAAAGCATCCATAACATCAGGGAAGCACTGCCCGGGCTGTGGGAGGAGGCCGAGAAATCTGACGGCATTAGGTACTCCAGCAAGGTCGCAATGGAAACATCGGTCACTGCTTAGCTCCTCCCCGTCGAgttcatccatccatccatcatcacTGTGACGAGGGGGAAAGGATTAATCTCCATAAACTGTTCCCATAATTTGTGGTTCGATTGTGTATGTCCAGAAATAAATGTTTTCCTGCAACACATTGTTGGCGTATTTGCTGTTCCTTTCATCGGTTTCCATGAAATACCaccaaaaaagaagaataaataatGCTGGAGAATGGTGTTCGGCCATCAGAATCTCAAGTACAAATTTGCTCTCCATGAATTCAACCGCAACTCCATCAATTATCACCACTCCTTCAACAGTGGTACTCTCTCATTGGCTTGTCAAGGAGAAAGCAACAGGGAGAACTGAACTGCTATGTTCTCCATCACCTAATCAATAATTCCACTAAAAGTCATCATGGAATGATATGATATACACACACAGATCATCTGCTGGTGTGCAGGTCCCCATCAGTCCCCCAAGTCAGTGATCATATCTCACACTCTTTGGAGGCATCCATCACACTCTGTGAACACAGAAAACGACCCCTGAACAAGAGAGCCAAATACAACTGCATCTTTTGCAGCAGTGTATTCCATGTTTCGGAACATGGTTGAAGTTGAATTCCTATGCTATAAAAGTTCAGTGGGGAAAGTTGCAGAAGCATATGTTGGATAACtaaaggtgtgtgtgtgtgtgtgtgtgtgcttggCATGAATGATTTCCTCAACTCTCAGTGACCTAAAAAGGGTGGACTTTATTTCCAACATGTCACTCTCCACTTGTCTTTTCTTTCAGAGAAGCTACAGTTTACCTGTCACTTTTGCATCCATGGCTTCATAATTGTGTACGGCAATATCCATAGATTCTCCTTCCCATCGATGGAAAACATTAAATGATAATAATTTAGGAGACATAATTATTTATGAAAAGACAAGAATTTCTTTCAGGAAAATTATTAGGTTTTTCTTATGACATCTGTATTGTGGTTGCAATGAGTTTGGAATGCAAATTCTATACATGACATATTGGGGATCCCTTCATAATCAATCATCTCACCGTCATCTTTCTTATCAATATAAGCAAGGATGAACAATTTTGGAGTgacttttttatgatgattataGGGTACCTCAAAAAATAGAATTTGTATTTGCTTTGGTCAAATCAATTTTCagataaaaaaattgaaaataaaataaaatattttgaagtgATAGACACATCAACTTATTGAATTTAAATCACaatccaaaaaatacttgaggtgAAATTGATCACCTTATAGACTAATCTAAATCTTTTATATGAGATTAAACTGGAGGAGTTGGAGTTATCAATATAAATAAACACACCCCTCAAGTGAGAAGGTTTGATTCCAAGGCTGCACATGATATGGATGATGACTTGTTAGGCAGAGTCTGCAAGTGGTGATGGAACTATTGCAGGTGTTTGATCAAATGATTCATAGTGTACTCTACTACTTGGCTTCAGTGTTTGCAATGTTCAGTAGTAGTACATTGTACTACTACTTGTCCATCATACTGGCTGCAATGGATGGATGTTTGGTGTCCAATTCTCAATTATCTAACTTTAAAGCAAGAAATCATATCTTTGACCAACAATAACCTATAAAAACCTGATGGATGAATTTGCTTGATTAACAAAGATATCATTTTGAGAATTCTTTTCATGAAGAAATGAGATCCTTTCAAGTATGCACTTCACAATTTTCatatgtatacaaataaaaaCACTTGAGAGACTTAAAGAGTTTCCTTTCTTTAAAAGATTCAGAGTGGCTCCAGAGAATTTGTAGTAGTATACAAGAGGTTCTAGAGTTGAGTTAAAGCTAACAGAAAATAATTAGCTTACTTGCATGGATTATTATTACATAATAGAGAACATGATTTTTTATGGATTgtattttagtttatatttttatttgttattgatttgGTACCAAACCCTGAAACATAAATTAGATGATGGTGAATACATgcattaataaaagaaaaaaaaatagaggcaGAATTTTGCAACCATGTAATTGATAAAGGAGTAAATAAAGAGCACAATAAATCTATTAGCTTGCATagacaaaacaaaaaaagaaaaaagaaaaaagtgcagaaaataattaataataattataaagatgattttttttttaaaattataatagaatagtttttaatttttgaaataatcaaaggagacttatttttaatttatttttcaatgttGAATTTACCTTTTTGGGATCTTTAAATATCCAACCTTTCCAAGTTTAGAAATACTTTACTCTACCTTACacatttttatataatatttatgtttctccaattatcatgaaaatttataTCTATCTCTTTCATTAACATTCttccaaaaaatatatagttaAACATAATTAGCTAATTACAGTTAATCTATGTTCATGTGAAAATATCTTACAtacttaaattaataaaaaatatttttttgataagatTTTGAGATCGAATACTTAATCAAAACACTttcgaaaaaaacaaaaaaattaattatagccAACATTAGTtagattaaattatatatatatatattgatacttAAGACATCCCTAATATTcttataataatcat
Coding sequences:
- the LOC135592458 gene encoding uncharacterized protein LOC135592458 isoform X3, whose protein sequence is MYLKLLIEIKMEYEDRCRQSQRGKYDCLLFDLDDTLYPLSSGIAIQCRNNIGDYLVEKLGIEENKVSALCNLLYKNYGTTMAGLKAIGYDFDYDDYHSFVHGRLPHENLKPDPVLRQLLLSLPIRKVKPRARSSTSSNTSLDLTPEESNCRRLRSSASHRSKPWSTPSGSPTSIPREPFSLMTACGTFNQGNALGCTLCWWALRTKSKAPTTLWKASITSGKHCPGCGRRPRNLTALGTPARSQWKHRSLLSSSPSSSSIHPSSL
- the LOC135592458 gene encoding uncharacterized protein C24B11.05-like isoform X2: MEYEDRCRQSQRGKYDCLLFDLDDTLYPLSSGIAIQCRNNIGDYLVEKLGIEENKVSALCNLLYKNYGTTMAGLKAIGYDFDYDDYHSFVHGRLPHENLKPDPVLRQLLLSLPIRKVVFTNADEVHAAKVLKKLRLEDCFEGIICFETLNPPSSSSVTETSSQIFDIVEHFARPDTGGIELPKTPILCKPSLEAMEYALRIANIDPQRTVFFDDSVRNVQSGKRIGLHTVLVGTAHKVKGADYALESIHNIREALPGLWEEAEKSDGIRYSSKVAMETSVTA
- the LOC135592458 gene encoding uncharacterized protein C24B11.05-like isoform X1, with protein sequence MYLKLLIEIKMEYEDRCRQSQRGKYDCLLFDLDDTLYPLSSGIAIQCRNNIGDYLVEKLGIEENKVSALCNLLYKNYGTTMAGLKAIGYDFDYDDYHSFVHGRLPHENLKPDPVLRQLLLSLPIRKVVFTNADEVHAAKVLKKLRLEDCFEGIICFETLNPPSSSSVTETSSQIFDIVEHFARPDTGGIELPKTPILCKPSLEAMEYALRIANIDPQRTVFFDDSVRNVQSGKRIGLHTVLVGTAHKVKGADYALESIHNIREALPGLWEEAEKSDGIRYSSKVAMETSVTA